A stretch of Gossypium hirsutum isolate 1008001.06 chromosome A06, Gossypium_hirsutum_v2.1, whole genome shotgun sequence DNA encodes these proteins:
- the LOC107930598 gene encoding endo-1,4-beta-xylanase 1, producing the protein MKGLPICCFSSRQHKHPFKRSEETMENPQLTSNNGCSENLNQAANIIVNHDFSNGLHSWHTNCCNGFVVSAECGDRGKPSSSSRSGGNYAVVTNRTKCWQGLEQDITSRVLPGSRYLVSACVGVSGPLSGSTDVLATLKLENHGSATSYMLIGKTSVSKEKWEIVEGTFSLLAVPERLVFYLEGPSPGVELLIDSVVISCPSSSKSESASIGAGDDNIIINPKFEDGLNNWSGRGCKVALHDSMADGKIVPQSGKAFASATERTQNWNGIQQEITGRVQRKLAYSVAAVVRIFGNNVTTATVQATLWVQTPGRNDQYVGIANVQATDKDWVQLQGKFLLNGSPSRVVIYLEGPPPGTDLLVNSLVVKHAEKIPPSPAPVIENPDFGANIITNSQLDDSTNGWFPLGNCNLSVGSGSPHILPPMARASLGVHEPLSGRYIHVKNRTQTWMGPAQMITDKVKLFLTYQVSAWVRIGSGANGPQNVNVALGVDNQWVNGGQVEINDDRWHEIGGSFRIEKQPSKVMVYIQGPGAGVDLMVAGVQIFPVNREARFKYLRHQADKIRKRDIVLKFSGAGSSGLSGTNVKVVQTQNSFPIGSCMSRTNIDNEDFVNFFVKNFNWAVFGNELKWYWTEPQQGNLNYKDADDMVALCQKHNIETRGHCIFWEVQATVQQWIQALNKDDLMKAVQNRLTNLLTRYKGKFKHYDVNNEMLHGSYYQDRLGKDIRANMFKTANQLDPSATLFVNDYHVEDGCDTRSCPERYIEHILDLQEQGAPVGGIGIQGHIDNPVGPVVCTALDKLGILGLPIWFTELDVSSINEHVRGEDLEVMLREAFAHPAVEGVMLWGFWELFMSRDNAHLVNAEGEVNETGKRFLALKHEWLSHARGQVDVKGQFNFRGFHGKYAMEIDTPSKKIVKTFVVDKGDTPLVVPVEL; encoded by the exons ATGAAGGGTCTTCCCATTTGCTGCTTCAGTAGTCGACAACATAAGCATCCCTTCAAG AGATCCGAAGAAACCATGGAGAACCCACAATTGACGTCTAACAATGGCTGCTCTGAG AATTTGAACCAAGCTGCTAATATAATAGTGAATCATGATTTTTCCAATGGACTGCACTCTTGGCATACAAATTGTTGCAACGGCTTTGTTGTTTCGGCCGAGTGTGGTGACCGAGGAAAACCGTCGTCATCATCGAGGTCTGGTGGTAATTATGCAGTTGTCACGAATCGAACCAAATGTTGGCAGGGTTTGGAACAAGATATCACGAGCAGAGTTTTGCCGGGTTCTAGGTACTTGGTTTCTGCTTGTGTTGGAGTGTCAGGACCACTTTCAGGGTCTACTGATGTGTTGGCGACTTTGAAGCTTGAAAACCATGGCTCGGCTACTAGCTATATGTTAATTGGAAA AACCTCTGTGTCAAAGGAGAAGTGGGAAATTGTTGAAGGTACGTTCTCGTTATTGGCCGTGCCTGAACGGCTTGTATTTTATCTGGAAGGGCCTTCTCCCGGTGTTGAGTTGCTTATCGATTCGGTGGTTATTAGCTGTCCTAGTTCAAGCAAATCCGAG agtGCAAGCATAGGAGCTGGAGACGATAACATCATCATAAACCCGAAATTCGAAGATGGCCTCAATAACTGGTCCGGAAGAGGCTGCAAGGTTGCTTTACATGATTCTATGGCAGATGGGAAGATTGTTCCGCAATCCGGGAAAGCTTTTGCTTCTGCAACTGAGCGTACGCAGAACTGGAATGGAATCCAGCAGGAGATCACTGGAAGAGTGCAACGAAAGCTTGCTTATAGTGTAGCAGCTGTAGTACGGATATTTGGTAACAATGTCACTACCGCTACTGTACAAGCCACACTATGGGTCCAAACACCAGGTCGCAATGATCAGTACGTCGGAATTGCCAA TGTGCAGGCAACCGACAAGGATTGGGTGCAATTGCAAGGCAAGTTCCTTCTAAATGGTTCCCCATCGAGAGTAGTCATCTATTTAGAAGGTCCACCTCCTGGTACCGACCTTCTCGTCAATTCCTTAGTCGTAAAGCATGCTGAGAAAATCCCTCCTTCACCTGCGCCAGTTATCGAG AATCCTGATTTCGGAGCTAATATAATTACAAATAGCCAACTGGATGACAGTACGAATGGATGGTTTCCTCTTGGCAACTGCAATTTGAGTGTCGGGTCAGGCTCGCCACATATACTCCCTCCAATGGCCAGAGCTTCCCTTGGCGTTCATGAACCTTTAAGTGGCCGTTATATCCATGTGAAAAACCGCACGCAAACTTGGATGGGCCCAGCTCAGATGATCACCGATAAGGTGAAACTTTTCTTGACATACCAAGTATCAGCTTGGGTTCGAATTGGTTCCGGAGCAAATGGTCCTCAAAACGTAAACGTTGCTCTCGGTGTGGACAACCAGTGGGTTAATGGTGGACAAGTTGAGATTAACGATGATAGATGGCACGAAATTGGTGGTTCCTTTAGAATCGAGAAGCAACCATCCAAGGTTATGGTTTATATCCAAGGTCCAGGTGCAGGTGTCGATTTAATGGTCGCTGGAGTTCAGATTTTCCCAGTTAATCGAGAAGCAAGGTTCAAATATCTGAGGCATCAAGCTGATAAG ATCCGAAAGCGTGACATTGTCCTCAAATTCTCGGGAGCTGGTTCTAGCGGTTTGTCGGGGACCAATGTGAAAGTCGTGCAAACACAAAACAGTTTTCCTATTGGGTCGTGCATGAGCAGAACGAATATAGACAACGAAGATTTCGTTAATTTCTTTGTGAAAAACTTCAACTGGGCAGTGTTCGGGAATGAATTGAAGTGGTATTGGACCGAACCGCAACAAGGAAACTTAAACTACAAAGATGCCGATGATATGGTGGCTTTGTGCCAAAAACACAACATAGAAACCCGAGGTCATTGTATCTTCTGGGAAGTACAAGCCACGGTCCAACAATGGATTCAAGCATTAAACAAAGACGACTTAATGAAAGCTGTTCAAAACCGTTTAACCAACCTTCTCACCCGTTACAAAGGTAAGTTCAAACACTACGATGTGAACAATGAGATGTTGCACGGATCGTATTATCAAGACAGATTAGGCAAAGATATACGAGCAAACATGTTTAAGACTGCAAATCAGCTTGATCCATCTGCCACATTATTCGTGAATGATTATCATGTTGAAGACGGTTGTGACACTAGATCATGCCCTGAAAGGTATATTGAACACATTCTTGATTTGCAAGAACAGGGTGCACCCGTTGGAGGAATTGGAATTCAAGGACATATAGATAACCCTGTAGGACCAGTTGTGTGTACTGCTCTTGATAAGTTAGGCATTCTCGGCCTTCCTATCTGGTTTACGGAGCTCGATGTGTCTTCAATCAATGAACACGTGAGAGGGGAAGATTTAGAAGTTATGCTTAGAGAAGCTTTCGCACATCCGGCCGTGGAGGGTGTAATGCTGTGGGGATTTTGGGAACTGTTCATGAGCCGGGATAACGCACACTTGGTGAATGCCGAAGGCGAAGTTAATGAAACCGGTAAAAGGTTTCTTGCTCTTAAACACGAGTGGTTGTCTCATGCTCGTGGACAAGTAGATGTAAAAGGACAATTCAATTTCCGAGGCTTTCATGGGAAGTACGCCATGGAAATCGATACTCCCTCTAAGAAGATCGTGAAAACTTTTGTCGTCGACAAGGGTGATACGCCACTGGTTGTTCCCGTTGAATTATAA